In Metopolophium dirhodum isolate CAU chromosome 7, ASM1992520v1, whole genome shotgun sequence, one genomic interval encodes:
- the LOC132948718 gene encoding LYR motif-containing protein 4 codes for MAAPVTRAEVLKIYKTMLRESSKFSFYNYRMYAVRRVKDAFREQKAVNDTSEIQQHLLEAHRFLDIIKRQAIVGDLYKFDKLVIEVDNNEKH; via the exons ATGGCAGCCCCAGTGACCAGGGCTGAAGTTCTCAAAATCTACAAGACCATGTTGAGGGAGAGTAGCAAGTTTTCATTCTACAACTACAG gaTGTACGCAGTCAGACGCGTGAAAGATGCGTTCAGGGAGCAAAAGGCGGTCAATGATACTTCAGAAATCCAACAGCACCTGCTTGAGGCGCACAGGTTTTTGGATATCATCAAGCGACaa gcCATTGTTGGAGACTTGTACAAATTTGATAAGCTCGTAATCGAAGtagataataatgaaaaacattAG